ATGGCTCGGGTGTATATATGCTCGACAAACTTGATGGACTGAGTACCGAACTGGGTTTCTCTCAATATACCGAAGGCTCTAAGAGCATGATCGATGTATTCGCTATCACTGCCGCGCTTATGGTCGGTACAGCGGGTCTGCCTCACGTAATCGTTCGCTTCTTCACAGTACCAAAAGTAAAAGATACGCGCATCTCAGCAGCATGGACGCTTGTATTCATCGCGATTGTTTATACGACAGCACCTGCAGTTGCATCATTTGCGCGTGTAAACATGATTGACACAATCAATGGTAAAGACGGTAGCGGTACGTTATATGAAGAAGCACCAGCTTGGGTTAAAAACTGGGAAAGAACTGGCCTTATCACATTCGAAGATAAGAATGGCGATGGCAAGATGCAGTACTCTGCGGGCAAGATCTCAGATCCAAACAGTGCGAACGAAGTGAAGATTGATCGTGACATCATGGTACTTGCGAACCCAGAGATTGCGAATCTGCCAGCTTGGGTTATTGCATTAGTCGCAGCGGGTGGTATTGCAGCAGCACTATCAACCACGGCGGGTCTACTGCTGGTAATTTCAACCTCGGTATCGCACGATTTACTTAAGCGTACGCTGAAACCAGATATCAGTGATAAACAAGAGCTACTAGCTGCGCGTTTATCGGCGATGATAGCGATTGCAATTTCAGCTTACTTTGGTATCAACCCGCCAGGATTCGTGGCTTCAGTTGTGGCATTTGCATTCGGCCTAGCAGCAGCGAGCTTCTTCCCAGCAATCATCATGGGTATCTTCTCTAAGAAGATGAATAAAGAAGGTGCGATTGCGGGTATGGTAACTGGTATTGGCTTCACAGCGGCTTATATCATTTACTTCAAGTTCATCAGCCCTGAACTAAATGCACCTGCAAACTGGTTATTCGGTATCTCTCCAGAAGGTATTGGTATCATCGGTATGCTAGTTAACTTCATCGTAGCGGCGGTTGTTCTTAAACTCACTGCTGAAACACCAAAAGAAGTTCAAGACATGGTTGACAGTATTCGTAACCCTAAAGGCTCAGGTGAGGCACACGCCCACTAATATTTGAGCGAATAAGCACAAAGCTCAGCCGACCAGGCTGGGCTTTTATTCGTTTTAGCAAAGTGCTGTTTTTACATTTCTAAAAATTCAGTTTTATAGCCGTATTTTGCTAAAACGATTCATACCTAAGCGTAAACACTAACATTCCTCTCTTTTATTGTAGTTGTTTATAGGCGGGTGACTTAGGAGTAGAGCATGACCCCAGAAGTTGCTGAAGTCGCAAAATTTGTTGCCTTACAGGCGCCGTTTAGTCAGTTACCAGAAGCGGCGACCCACTATTTTGTGTCCCATTTAGAAATTGTTTACTTAAATAAAGACAACCAGTCGCAATGGCTTAAATCAACTGAGCCAAATTTATACTTAGTCCGCTCAGGTCAATATGATCTGGTCAATGCCAAAGAAGAAGTGATCACACAAATCGCAGAAGGTGACTATTTTGGATTCCCGTCTTTATTAACCGGCGATGCCATACAAAATCGCATCGAAGTGTCGACCCCCGGCTTAATCTACATCTTAAACCAAACCAGTTTTGACTATTTACGTCGTGAATATAAGGCGTTCGAACAACACTTTGTGCGCGCTCATGCCAATCGTTTACTGTCATCTCATTATCAGCAGAAAAGCGACAATTGGTCTGAGAAAAAAATCAGTGAGTTATTGACCAGAAAGGCGATAACACTCGGACCTGATGCATCAATTCGTGATGCCGCGGTGAAAATGAGTGATCATGGGGTCTCTTCCATTATGGTCACCGAGCAAGAAAGTCTTATTGGTGTACTCACTGATAGAGACTTGCGTAATCGAGTTCTGGCCAAAGATGTCGACCCTAATATTGCAATAAATCAGGTTATGACGGGCAAGCCAAAATTCATCTTCGAAAATAATCGGGTGTTTTCTGCTTTGCATTTAATGCTCAAACACAACATACATCACTTGCCTGTGCTGGATGAAAATTACACACCACTGGGTATGTTGACCAGCACAGATTTGTTACGTCAGCAAAAAAGCGATCCAGTACAACTGATTGGCCGCATCTACAAAGCGACATCGGTTCAGCAGTTACGCTTGTATGCACAAGAGATCCCTGCATTATTAAAGCGCTTTTCTCATAACATTGATGATATCTCGGTCATGGGCAAGCTATTAAGTGGCCTGACCGATGCTTTGACCAGTCGGTTAATTCGTATTTATCAGCAAGAGCATGGCGCAGCGCCATGTGCGTTTAGTTTTATTTGCTTTGGTTCACAAGCCCGTGAAGAGCAAACTCTGCATTCAGATCAAGACAATGGTTTATTACTACCGAACAATTTAACCGAGGCGCAAAGATCTTATTTCAAAGGAATGGGCGAATTTGTCTGTGAGCAACTGGTTGAATGCGGTATTAAGCGTTGCCCAGGTAATATTATGGCAAGTAACCCTGAATGTTGCGGCACCTTAAATGAGTGGTCAGAGCGATTTTTTAAGTGGATCAAATCCCCCACGCCACAAGCCATGTTGAACTGTAAGATCTTTTTTGATCTACGCTTTATTGATGGTTCGAATGAGCTATATAGTGACTTATGTGTGTCGCTTGAAAGAATAAGCAAAAATGAACTCTTTTTTGCGGCCATGGCCACAGATATTAACGCGAACTCAGTACCGATTGGCTTGTTCCAGCAATTTAAGCTTGAGAAGAGTGAGTCTAAGCATAAGTATTTAGATCTGAAAAAGCGCGGGGTTGTGATCATCAATGATATTGCAAGGCTCTATGCGCTAAAAGCTGGAGTAAGGCGGGCCAATACCCTTGAACGTCTGGATGCACTGACTAAATTTAATCTCATAAGCGCTAAAGACATTTATAACCTCAAAGATTGTTGGCGTTACCTGACACAATTGCGACTCAAAACCCAATTGAATAAAGAGGGCTTGCCGGGCAATTGTATTGATCCAGAAATGCTTACCTCTTTAGAAAAACATCAGTTAAAAGAAGCGTTTTATCTGATTAAGCAAGCACAGCAAGCCTGCGCGTTTAAGTTTGCCAGAGGCAGTTTGTAAATGCAGAAGTTAGTACAAAAAGCGCTTCGCTATTTAAAAGCCAAAGGCAAGTCACTTGATGAAGTGGAGTTTGTGGTTTTAGATCTTGAACTCACAGGGCTCGATCCTAAAGCACATGAAATTGTATCTGCAGCTTGGGTAACAATGCGAAGTGACAGAATTCAATTAAAAAGCGCTAGGCACATCATTAATAGTGACGTGAAGCAGTTAGAGCAGAGCCCAGTTTTTCACGGTATTGATGAGCAAACGCTTAGTGAAGGGGTATCTCTTAAGACGTTAATGACTGAGCTATGTGATGTTTTACATGGTAAGGTTTTAGTGTGTCACAACGCTTATTTAGATTGGGGATTTATCCGATTAAATAGCAAAGCGTTAGGTTTAGAGGCACTTCCTTTGGCCATTGTTGACACCATGCAAATAGAGAAAAGGCGTCAGTTAAAGCAAAACACCGAATTACATCAGGACAGCCTGACTCTGGCGAATTGTCGCACTCGTTATCAACTGCCAGACTATGAGGTGCACAATGCACTCACCGATGCCTTAGCAACAGCCGAGTTGTTGTTAGTCTTAATAAATAAAATTGGGGCGGGTAAGCCACTTAAACTTTCAGCCTTGATGTGAGATTTTTTTTCGCGCAAGTGTATACATAATTTGCCTATGTCGATTACAATAGCGCCATCTTTTAGGAAGTTACTTTCCTGTCTCTGCATTTAGCTAGGTCCACAACTTAATGGCAATAAAACTGGCAATAAATGGGTTTGGTCGTATTGGACGCAATGTTGTGCGTGCATTATACGAGTCAGGCCGCCATCAAGATATTGAAATCGTGGCTATTAACGAATTAGCCGATCCCAAAGCCGTTGCGCATTTACTTAAATATGATACCTCTCACGGTCGTTTTGCTTACTCGGTTTCGCATGATGCACCTTTCTTAGAAGTAAATGGCGATAAGATCCAATTGTTTAGTGAGTCAGATCCGGCTCATTTACCTTGGCAGGCTTTGCAAGTTGATGTGGTACTTGAGTGTACTGGTGTGTTCCACAGTCGCTTAGACGCTCAAAAACACCTAAATGCAGGCGCTAAAAAAGTTTTATTCTCACAACCTGCCGATGCAGATGTTGATGCAACCATAGTGTATGGCATTAACGAAGAAGAGCTTAAAGCTGAGCACACAATTGTTTCTAATGGTTCTTGTACAACCAACTGTATTGTACCTGTGATCAAAGTCCTTGATGATGCCTTTGGCATTGAATCGGGTGCAATTACTACGATCCATGCGTCGATGCACGACCAGCAAGTGATCGATGCATATCACAGTGATTTACGCCGTACTCGTGCAGCGAGTCAGTCAATTATTCCAGTCGATACTAAATTAGCCCGTGGCATTGAGCGCATCTTGCCTAAATTTGAAGGTCGCTTTGAAGCCATCGCAGTACGTGTTCCGACGATAAATGTGACGGCCATGGATTTAAGTGTTACGCTAAATCAAGACGTTGATTTAGATAAAATAAATCAAGCAATTCAGGCTAATACAGAAGGCCGATTAGAAAATATTTTAAGTTATACCGAAGAGCCTTTGGTGTCGGTAGATTTTAACCATGATGCACATTCTTGTATCATTGACGGCACGCAAACACGCGTAAGTCATAAAAGGTTAGTAAAACTTTTAGTATGGTGTGATAACGAGTGGGGGTTTGCGAACCGTATGCTCGACACCGCTGAGGCCATGATGGCCGCTAAATAACAACAAAGCTATTACCCAGTATCGTTCTTAAAGGAGACATCAATGTCAGTCATCAAAATGGCGGATCTAGATTTATCAGGCAAGCGTGTTTTAATTCGTGAAGATTTAAACGTGCCAGTAAAAGACGGCAAAGTAACGTCTGATGCGCGTATTCGCGCTTCACTTCCGACTATTAAACTTGCACTTGAAAAAGGTGCAAAAGTGATGGTGATGTCTCACCTTGGTCGTCCAACTGAGGGCGAATACAATGAAGAATTCTCACTTCAGCCAGTGGTTGATTACCTAAACGAAGCGTTAGAGCAAAACGTACGTTTAGAAAAAGATTACCTAAATGGTGTTGAAGTTGCTGACAATGAAGTGGTTGTATTTGAAAACGTACGCTTCAATGTAGGTGAAAAGAAAGACGACGAAGCACTAGCTAAACAGCTTGCTGCATTATGTGACGTATACGTGATGGATGCATTCGGTACGGCTCACCGTGCTCAAGCGTCTACACATGGCGTTGGTCTATTTGCAGAAGTTGCTTGTGCTGGTCCACTGTTAGCAGCTGAACTTGATGCACTAGGTAAGGCACTTGATAACCCAGCACGTCCACTTGTGGCGATTGTAGGTGGTTCAAAAGTATCGACTAAACTGACTGTACTTGATTCACTATCAACTGTGGTTGATCAGCTAGTTGCTGGTGGCGGCATCGCGAACACGTTCGTTGCGGCAGCAGGTCATCCTGTTGGTAAGTCGCTTTTCGAAGCTGATTTAATCGACGAAGCAAACAAATTAACAGCAGCAGCACGTGCTAATGATGGTGACATTCCAGTACCAACAGATGTGGTTGTGGGCACTGAGTTCTCTGAGTCAGCTGTGGCGACTATCAAAGATGTGACTGAAGTATCTGATGAAGACATGATCTTCGATATTGGTCCAGATACAGCACAAACTCTAGCTAAAATCATTGAAAATGCAGGCACGGTTGTGTGGAATGGCCCAGTTGGTGTTTTCGAATTTGACCAGTTTGGTAATGGCACAGAAGCGATTGCTAATGCAATTGCAAAGTCTAATGCCTTCTCTATTGCAGGTGGCGGTGACACGCTAGCAGCAATTGATAAATATGGCGTTGCAGATGAAATTTCTTACATTTCAACGGGCGGTGGTGCTTTCTTAGAATTCTTAGAAGGGAAAAAACTACCAGCTGTTGCTATGCTTGAGAAAAGAGCAAGCGCGTAATAGTTTTCAGGCCAGCTTTTGCTGGCCTTTTTATCTTAATCACTCTCACTCAGATTAAGGTAAATAAATTATACCAATTTCCTTAATTGGTATTAGTAGCAAGCGAAAGGCTACTTTCGATATATCCGTTCAAACTAGATAGCAAAGGCTATCGACTATTGGAGAAAGCAAAATGGCTTTAATCAGTATGCGTCAACTTCTTGATCATGCAGCAGAGCATGGTTACGGCGTTCCAGCGTTCAACGTTAACAACCAAGAGCAGATGCGTGCCATCATGGAAGCGGCTGATAAAACAAACAGCCCAGTGATCGTTCAAGGCTCTGCGGGCGCACGTGCTTATGCAGGCGCACCTTTCATTCGTCATATGATTTTAGCGGCTGTAGAAGAATGGCCACATATCCCAGTTGTTATGCACCAAGACCATGGTACATCTCCAGGTGTATGTCAGCGTTCTATCCAATTAGGTTTCTCATCAGTGATGATGGATGGTTCTTTAATGGAAGATGGTAAAACACCTTCTTCATATGAATACAATGTAGACGTAACACGTCGTACAGTTGAAATGGCGCATGCATGCGGTGTGTCTGTTGAGGGTGAGCTAGGTGTACTTGGTTCACTAGAAACAGGTGAAGCTGGCGAAGAAGACGGCATTGGTGCTGAAGGTAAGCTAACTGAAGATCAACTATTAACTGATCCTGAAGAAGCTGCAGACTTCGTTAAGAAAACAGGCGTAGATGCGCTAGCAATCGCGTGTGGTACATCACATGGTGCTTACAAGTTCACACGTCCACCAACAGGTGACATCTTAGCAATCAACCGCATCAAAGAGATCCACGCTCGTATCCCTGATACTCACTTAGTTATGCATGGTTCTTCTTCTGTACCGCAAGAGTGGTTAGCAGTAATCAATGAATTTGGTGGTGAGATCCCTGAAACTTACGGTGTACCAGTTGATCAAATCGTAGAAGGCATCAAGTACGGTGTGCGTAAAGTAAACATCGATACAGACTTACGTTTAGCATCAACAGGTGCTATCCGTCGTCACCTTGCACACAACCCATCTAACTTTGATCCACGCAAATTCTTAGCTGAAGCGACGAAAGCAATGACTGAGATCTGTGTTGCGCGTTATGAAGCGTTTGGCACTGCGGGTAATGCTGCGAAGATCAAACCAATCTCACTAGACGATATGCACCTGAAATATTTATCAGGTGAGCTTGATCCACAGATCAAGTAATAACCAAGTCTAGCTGATTTTATATTAAGCCCCGGTATTGGGGCTTTTTTGGATCAGTATTTTACTAATTCAAACTAACTTAGATCTGATTTTCGAGATTGAGGATCAAGATCTTACCAAGTTAAGTGATCTGGGATCGATTTCTTACTAACTTGTCGAGTAATTTACACTCAAAATCACCCCAAAACTGTATATCAAGATCCAAGTTTTGATCCTCAAAACCAACTCTCTTGGTATAAAACTGATCTCTCAGTGCACTACTTAGTCAAAAAGTGATCTCTATTTAATCAGTGCGTATTTGCGTGATCCGATCAACTCGATTTAACAAGTAGAGTAAACAGATGTAAAAATAGATGGAGTTTAAGTGCGACTAAAATAGGGGTGTAGATATCTACATAATTCATATAATTTATTGTTATTTATGGAATAATGTATTTTGTCAATTATGTGACCTGATAAATATTTCTTTTTAAGATCGGATTATTTTTTCATAAAACTGTCATACTAAGTCATAATAATGAAACCAACTTGGGTAAATCGAAGAGAACTGTGGGAATGTCACGTAAAGTACTTGTAGTTGATGATGAAGCACCAATCAGAGAAATGTTGGTTTTCGTATTGGAGCAAAATGGATTTCAGGCAATAGAAGCTGAAGATTATGATTCGGCTATGGCTGCAATGGTAGAGCCATACCCTGATATGGTTTTACTAGACTGGATGCTTCCGGGCGGCAGCGGTATTCAAATTGCTAAAAAGTTTAAGCAAAGTGAATTCACGCGTCAGATCCCTATCATCATGTTAACTGCACGCGGTGAAGAAGAAGATAAAGTAAAAGGACTTGAGGTAGGTGCAGATGACTATGTGACTAAACCTTTCTCTCCTAAAGAATTAATGGCACGTATTAAGGCGGTTATTCGTCGTGTGTCTCCAACCTCACTTGAAGAAGCCATAGAAGTGCATGGTTTACGTTTAGACCCTATTTCACACCGAGTAACGTCGGCGGGCAATGAATTAGACATGGGTCCAACAGAGTTCCGTTTACTACACTTCTTTATGACACACCCTGAGCGTGTTTACAGCCGCGAGCAATTATTAGATCATGTTTGGGGTACCAACGTGTATGTTGAAGATCGCACTGTTGATGTGCATATTCGACGTCTACGAAAAGCAATTGCGCCACTAGGACATGACAGACTAGTGCAAACTGTTCGCGGCGCTGGTTACCGTTTTTCTAGTAAAATGTAAGCACACAGTTTTGGATACACAGCATTTATGTATCGAGTAATTAATAAACAGGCGTTAGTTAAGCGCCTGTTTTTGTATTTTATACCACTGGCTTTAGTGGGCGTCTTAATCGGCGCACCTTTTATCTTGCTATTCTTGGGCGCGATCGCGCTATTACTGTGGCATTATCATCAGCTCTATCGACTCAGTGATTGGCTCCTCAATCAACGTAGTTTTAATCCCCCTGAAGGTGAGGGCGCATGGGAGCAGATCTTTGAAGGGATCTATCATCTACAGCATCGCAACCGAAAAAAACGTAACGAATTGGCTGAGTTGATCCGTCGTTTTCGTGAAGGTGCTGAAGCGGTACCTGACGCAGTCGTCGTATTGCAAACTGATTTAAGCATTATTTGGTGTAATCAGCTTGCGCTGAAAGTATTAGGACTGCAATGGCCAACCGATCATGGTCAGCGCTTAGATAACTTAGTGCGTGATCCAAAATTTGCAAAATACATGAACAAACAAAAGTTCGATGAGCCATTAGAACTTGAGGTATCGCATAATCAAGAGCAAACTCTTGAATTTAGGGTAATGCCTTATGCGGGCCAGCTTATGATGGTGGTTCGCGACATCTCTCGGCTGAAACAGTTAGAGCAGATGCGTAAAGATTTTGTCGCCAATGTATCTCATGAACTTCGTACACCGCTAACGGTAGTGACTGGCTACCTAGAAATGATGGACGAAGAGAATCTGCCACCACCATCAATGTGGGCAAAAGCACATCAAACCATGATTGAGCAATGTCATCGTATGGACAGTTTGGTCAATCAATTACTGTCACTTTCTCGAATAGAGGGGGCACGTAAATACGATAATGACAAACCGGTTAGAGTGCCTGATATGCTGGCACTGATTGCGACCGAAGCGAATTCACTCAATAAAGAAAAAGGGCACGAGATCAGTTTTGATGTTGATCCTGAGCTTGATATTGTCGGTGCACCGGATGAGTTACGTAGCGCCTTTTCGAATTTGGTGTTCAATGCGGTGCATTACACTAAGCCAAACGGCAATATTCATGTGCAATGGCAAATAAAAGATGACCAAGCGCATTTCTCTGTGACTGATAATGGTGATGGCATAGCCCCTGAGCATATTAATAGATTGACTGAGCGCTTTTATCGAGTTGATAAGGCAAGAAGTCGCAAAACAGGTGGTTCAGGCTTAGGTTTAGCCATCACTAAACATGTATTAACGCGTCATGATTCACATTTAAATATCAGCAGTGAAGTAGGTAAAGGTTCTTGTTTTTCTTTTGCTTTTCCAAAAACACGTATTGCTGATTATGACAATAAATAAAACAGTGGTCATAAAAGTGTCATTTTTAAGTAATTTAACTGTCATTTAATCGCTGCAAAATGAACCTCGTTAACTAATTGGGACGAACAACTGGAGAAACCCAAATGAAATTTAAAAGTTTAGTAGCTGCAATGGGTGTAGCGGTAACAACTCTATTATCAACACCAGCATCAGCTTTAGATGAAAAGCTACCTATGTACAATAAAACAAGTGGCATCTCAGGTAACTTCTCATCTGTAGGTTCTGATACGCTTGCAAACATGATGACTTTTTGGGCTGAAGAATATAAGCGTATTTACCCTAACGTAAATATCCAAATTCAAGCAGCGGGTTCTTCAACTGCGCCACCGGCATTAACTGAAGCAACTGCAAACTTCGGTCCTATGAGCCGTAAGATGAAATCAAAAGAAATCGAAGCGTTCGAAAAGCGCTACGGTTACAAGCCAACTGAAGTGCGTGTAGCAATCGATGCATTAGCAGTATTTGTACACAAAGATAACCCAATCAAAGGTCTTCGTATTGACCAAGTTGATGCAATCTTCTCTTCAACACGTAAGTGTGGTGCTGACGGTGAAATCAACCGTTGGGGTGATGTAGGTCTTAACGGTGACTGGTCTGGTAAAGACGTACAGCTTTATGGTCGTAACTCTGTATCAGGTACTTATGGTTACTTCAAAAAGAAAGCACTATGTAAAGGTGACTTCCGTAACAACGTAAATGAGCAACCTGGTTCTGCATCAGTAGTACAGTCAATCTCTTCTTCAATCAATGCAATCGGTTATTCAGGCATTGGTTATAAGACTTCAGGTGTTCGTACTGTACCACTAGCGAAAAAAGGTGATAAGTTCGTAGATGCAACTTTAGATAACGTTTCTAAAGGTAAATACCCACTATCACGTTTCCTATATGTTTACGTGAACAAGCACCCTAACAAACCGCTTTCACCAATCGAAGCTGAATTCTTAAAGATGGTACTTTCTCAAGAAGGTCAGCAAATCGTAGAGAAAGATGGTTATGTACCACTTCCTAGCAAGGTTGCTGCTGCTGAAATGAAGAAGTTAGGTCTTCTATAATCGAATAGATAAAAAAATAAAAAACCGCTGACGTTCAGCGGTTTTTTTGTGTCTGAATAATATCAAATAGCTTAAACCAGTATTGGTAGCAATCTTTTTAATTTAACGGCTTATTCAGCAAAGCTTCGGTTTCAGCCTTACAACTGTTGTAGTCATCAATACATTCATTGCTACAGATCTGATGCCCTAGCGTGTTTTCGGTGTGACGTTGCGCACAGTTACTCTCACATTGATAGTTTTGTTGTGCACACTGATTCAGTTCACTACTGGTAGCTGTACAGCCCACTAACAAAACAGAGACGACAATAAGTAAAGCTTTCATTTTTAATTATCCTTCTACGCAGAAACTTGTAAGTTATCGATCAGTCTCACTTTGCCTAAGAAAGCGGCCGCAAGAATAACAAACTCTTTAGTTTCAAGTGTAGCAGGTTTTAAATTGTCTTTTTCAGCAACAGCAAAGTAATCAGGTTTCAAACCAGCTTGTTCAAGTGCTTGTTTCGCTTCTAGCTCAATCGCATCGAATGCTTTATTACCTTGTTCAAGCGATTGGCCCGCATTTAACAACGTTTGATACAACACTTTGGCTGTGTCTTTCTCTTGCTCAGATAAGTAACCATTACGGGAGCTCATCGCAAGTCCAGATACTTCTCGCTGTGTTGGTACACCAATGATTTCAATTGGCATAGACAGGTCTCGAACCATTGTGCGAATGACTTGTAATTGCTGAAAGTCTTTTTCGCCAAAGCAAGCAAAGTCTGGCTGTACCATGTTGAATAGTTTGGTAACGACGGTTGCTACGCCTTTGAAATGACCAGGGCGCGCACCACCGCAATAACCCATAGAAATATCAGGTACGTCTACATAACTTTGCGCAGCTAGCCCATTTGGATACATAACATCAACGGTCGGGGTAAACACAAGCGCAGTACCAATTTCAGCAAGGCCTTGTTTGTCGGCGTCTAATGTTCTCGGGTAGCTGTCTAAATCTTCGTTGGCACCAAATTGCATTGGATTGACGAAAATACTCACAACGACTTTATCCGCCAGTGTTTTCGCTTTTTCTACAAGTGAAAAGTGGCCTTGATGAAGATTGCCCATCGTTGGCACAAATGCAATGCTTAAGCCTTGCTGACGCCAAGCCTTAATTTGGCTGCGAAGCGATTTTATTTCACTGACTGACTGCATTAGTTAAACTCGTGCTCGCTACTTGGGAAGGCACCCGATTTTACATCATCACAGTATTTTTTAACTGCATCGTGCATGTTGCCTGTTTCGGCTAAGAAATTTTTCGAAAACTTAGGAATGTAACCCGCTGAAATCCCCACAAGGTCATGCATCAC
The Pseudoalteromonas phenolica genome window above contains:
- the phoR gene encoding phosphate regulon sensor histidine kinase PhoR, producing the protein MYRVINKQALVKRLFLYFIPLALVGVLIGAPFILLFLGAIALLLWHYHQLYRLSDWLLNQRSFNPPEGEGAWEQIFEGIYHLQHRNRKKRNELAELIRRFREGAEAVPDAVVVLQTDLSIIWCNQLALKVLGLQWPTDHGQRLDNLVRDPKFAKYMNKQKFDEPLELEVSHNQEQTLEFRVMPYAGQLMMVVRDISRLKQLEQMRKDFVANVSHELRTPLTVVTGYLEMMDEENLPPPSMWAKAHQTMIEQCHRMDSLVNQLLSLSRIEGARKYDNDKPVRVPDMLALIATEANSLNKEKGHEISFDVDPELDIVGAPDELRSAFSNLVFNAVHYTKPNGNIHVQWQIKDDQAHFSVTDNGDGIAPEHINRLTERFYRVDKARSRKTGGSGLGLAITKHVLTRHDSHLNISSEVGKGSCFSFAFPKTRIADYDNK
- a CDS encoding PstS family phosphate ABC transporter substrate-binding protein, which encodes MKFKSLVAAMGVAVTTLLSTPASALDEKLPMYNKTSGISGNFSSVGSDTLANMMTFWAEEYKRIYPNVNIQIQAAGSSTAPPALTEATANFGPMSRKMKSKEIEAFEKRYGYKPTEVRVAIDALAVFVHKDNPIKGLRIDQVDAIFSSTRKCGADGEINRWGDVGLNGDWSGKDVQLYGRNSVSGTYGYFKKKALCKGDFRNNVNEQPGSASVVQSISSSINAIGYSGIGYKTSGVRTVPLAKKGDKFVDATLDNVSKGKYPLSRFLYVYVNKHPNKPLSPIEAEFLKMVLSQEGQQIVEKDGYVPLPSKVAAAEMKKLGLL
- the panC gene encoding pantoate--beta-alanine ligase, whose translation is MQSVSEIKSLRSQIKAWRQQGLSIAFVPTMGNLHQGHFSLVEKAKTLADKVVVSIFVNPMQFGANEDLDSYPRTLDADKQGLAEIGTALVFTPTVDVMYPNGLAAQSYVDVPDISMGYCGGARPGHFKGVATVVTKLFNMVQPDFACFGEKDFQQLQVIRTMVRDLSMPIEIIGVPTQREVSGLAMSSRNGYLSEQEKDTAKVLYQTLLNAGQSLEQGNKAFDAIELEAKQALEQAGLKPDYFAVAEKDNLKPATLETKEFVILAAAFLGKVRLIDNLQVSA